From Penaeus vannamei isolate JL-2024 chromosome 40, ASM4276789v1, whole genome shotgun sequence, the proteins below share one genomic window:
- the LOC138860263 gene encoding uncharacterized protein → MNSVNKNICRSRRNKLEALILPVLLYGSETWTLSSVLESRLDDFCNKFLHRIMGYSWQDYVSNRRLHRETGMGPVTCIIRDRQFRLYGHLSRFPVDDLPIRVSLRDNSAWRRPMGRPCGLTRA, encoded by the coding sequence ATGAACTCTGTTAACAAGAATATTTGCAGAAGCAGAAGGAACAAGTTagaggccttgatactgccagttttgctctatggaagcgaaacctggacactatctaGTGTCTTAGAGTCACGTCTCGATGACTTTTGTAACAAGTTCctacaccggatcatggggtacagttggcaggactatGTATCCAACCGACGACTTCatcgtgagactggcatgggacctgttacttgcataatccgggaccgccaattcaggctatacgggcacctttctcgtttccctgtggatgacctgCCTATCAGGGTGTCTTTACGAGACAATTCTgcatggaggaggcctatggga